In one Corallococcus sp. EGB genomic region, the following are encoded:
- the rpmB gene encoding 50S ribosomal protein L28: protein MAWKCDLCGKRPLVGNNVSHANNKTKKRTLPNLQKLRANVNGSVERVLACTRCIKAGKVTKAA from the coding sequence ATGGCGTGGAAGTGCGACCTCTGTGGGAAGCGTCCGCTGGTGGGTAACAACGTCAGCCACGCGAACAACAAGACCAAGAAGCGGACCCTCCCGAACCTGCAGAAGCTGCGGGCGAACGTGAACGGCTCCGTGGAGCGCGTTCTGGCCTGCACCCGCTGCATCAAGGCGGGCAAGGTGACCAAGGCCGCCTGA
- a CDS encoding ATP/GTP-binding protein translates to MSSVNLMAREVAAKIVFYGPGLSGKTTSLRKIYETVRPAHRGEMMSIATEGDRTLFFDFLPVKVERVGDCSVRLALYTVPGQVFYNATRKLVLQGADGVVFVADSQAEAMDANRESLSNLEENLLENGIRLDRFPLVMQWNKRDLDHVLSVEELRRELNPRGVPDFETAATNGRGVMDALKTITRLVIKDLRAKRIVPPPRPAPPPPGSAPAGLEAQLSQHLSQRQPPAATPTAATASPAATASSSIATPVPRTLTAPAPPRVEPATVPVVAPNTGSKLLGPTSALAPGDLFDHARAAEAAFTAGDYTTCVTACTDAVRRAMAFAGEGTLAQQAFLLHVDGSDLLRLQGLSTLPQLRVDDAAFALYVLMQVFVRLNAVGLPTAG, encoded by the coding sequence GTGAGCAGCGTGAACCTGATGGCCCGCGAAGTGGCCGCGAAGATCGTCTTCTACGGCCCCGGCCTGTCGGGGAAGACGACGTCCCTGCGAAAGATCTACGAGACCGTTCGCCCGGCCCACCGCGGAGAGATGATGTCCATCGCCACCGAGGGCGACCGGACGCTCTTCTTCGACTTCCTGCCGGTGAAGGTGGAGCGCGTGGGCGACTGCTCCGTGCGCCTGGCCCTCTACACCGTGCCCGGACAGGTCTTCTACAACGCCACCCGCAAGCTGGTGCTCCAGGGCGCGGACGGCGTCGTGTTCGTGGCGGACTCGCAGGCGGAGGCCATGGACGCCAACCGCGAGTCGCTCTCCAACCTGGAGGAGAACCTCCTGGAGAACGGCATCCGCCTGGACCGCTTCCCGCTGGTGATGCAGTGGAACAAGCGGGACCTGGACCACGTCCTCTCCGTGGAGGAGCTGCGCCGGGAGCTCAACCCGCGCGGCGTCCCCGACTTCGAGACGGCCGCCACCAACGGCCGCGGCGTGATGGACGCGCTCAAGACCATCACCCGGCTGGTCATCAAGGACCTGCGCGCCAAGCGCATCGTCCCGCCGCCCCGCCCCGCCCCGCCGCCTCCCGGGAGCGCTCCCGCGGGCCTGGAGGCGCAGCTCTCGCAGCACCTGAGCCAGCGCCAGCCCCCGGCCGCGACGCCGACCGCCGCCACCGCGAGCCCCGCGGCCACCGCGAGTTCCTCCATCGCCACGCCCGTGCCCCGCACGCTGACGGCGCCCGCTCCGCCCCGCGTGGAGCCCGCCACCGTGCCCGTGGTGGCGCCGAACACGGGCAGCAAGCTCCTGGGCCCCACGAGCGCGCTGGCGCCGGGGGACCTCTTCGACCACGCCCGGGCCGCGGAGGCCGCCTTCACGGCTGGGGACTACACCACCTGCGTCACCGCCTGCACCGACGCCGTCCGCCGCGCCATGGCGTTCGCGGGCGAAGGCACCCTGGCCCAGCAGGCCTTCCTGCTCCACGTGGACGGTTCGGACCTGCTGCGCCTGCAGGGCCTGTCCACGCTGCCGCAGCTGCGCGTGGATGACGCGGCCTTCGCGCTCTACGTCCTCATGCAGGTCTTCGTGCGGCTCAACGCCGTGGGGCTTCCGACCGCCGGGTGA
- a CDS encoding NAD(P)-binding protein produces the protein MSTSAAKLKLPSGPSRHVYDVIVLGSQVGGALAAALLAKRSHRVLLVEHDGMGPGYEHDGFVLPYAPFVAPPLKAMPAVEEALTELGLSTVIGRALRPHAPELQLVLPKNRVDLSGDATRRRAELTREFGEAGEGIQGALTGSAAQHEATDAFFKAGPQLPPDGFFEGWKLKGQIKEHPALEAAPRLAGDDPALSLVRGLLPFLVHLEKPGAPLAQTRALSQVLTAPSTYPGGMDALRDVLTRRLTELGGDVLGRDNPAGFIVEELAFEGSKFSGVKLVRSDTLYRASCLVTATDSGALRRLVTDKKHHRGLLEHLDQSNIKSLLFSVNWVVPEAALPRGMGELVLLDTQDPELGPLLVQQHPARTAGATGHKDVEGVRVVCAGAFVPASAREEGEEHLRALASRIEEHLDRLMPFTKQHRALRSVPYLDAGGVRGSRLMPHPLYTFETEAFLGVTGLKQRTPAKNVILAGREVLPGLGLEGELLAGMRAARLVQEMLNKKDPLKR, from the coding sequence ATGTCGACGTCCGCCGCCAAACTCAAGCTCCCCTCGGGCCCGTCCCGGCACGTGTACGACGTCATCGTGTTGGGCAGTCAGGTCGGAGGCGCGCTCGCCGCCGCGCTCCTGGCGAAGCGCAGCCACCGCGTGTTGCTGGTGGAGCACGACGGCATGGGGCCCGGCTACGAGCACGACGGCTTCGTGCTGCCCTACGCCCCGTTCGTCGCGCCGCCCCTCAAGGCCATGCCCGCCGTGGAGGAAGCCCTCACCGAGCTGGGGCTGTCCACCGTCATCGGCCGGGCGCTGCGCCCGCACGCGCCGGAGCTCCAGCTGGTGCTGCCGAAGAACCGGGTGGACCTGTCCGGGGACGCCACCCGCCGCCGCGCGGAGCTGACGCGCGAGTTCGGCGAGGCCGGCGAGGGCATCCAGGGCGCGCTCACCGGCAGCGCCGCGCAGCACGAGGCCACCGACGCCTTCTTCAAGGCCGGGCCCCAGCTGCCGCCCGACGGCTTCTTCGAGGGCTGGAAGCTCAAGGGGCAGATCAAGGAGCACCCGGCCCTGGAGGCCGCGCCCCGGCTCGCGGGGGATGATCCGGCGCTGTCGCTGGTGCGCGGCCTGCTGCCCTTCCTCGTCCACCTGGAGAAGCCTGGCGCGCCCCTGGCGCAGACGCGGGCCCTGTCCCAGGTGCTCACCGCGCCATCCACCTACCCCGGCGGCATGGACGCCCTGCGCGACGTGCTCACCCGCCGGCTGACGGAGCTGGGCGGCGACGTGCTGGGCCGCGACAACCCGGCGGGCTTCATCGTGGAGGAGCTCGCGTTCGAGGGCAGCAAGTTCTCCGGCGTGAAGCTGGTGCGCTCGGACACGCTGTACCGCGCGTCGTGCCTGGTGACGGCCACGGACTCCGGGGCGCTGCGCCGGCTGGTGACGGACAAGAAGCACCACCGCGGCCTGCTGGAGCACCTGGATCAGTCCAACATCAAGTCGCTGCTCTTCAGCGTGAACTGGGTGGTGCCGGAGGCGGCGCTCCCGCGCGGCATGGGCGAGCTGGTGCTCCTGGACACACAGGACCCGGAGCTGGGCCCGCTGCTCGTGCAGCAGCACCCGGCGCGCACCGCCGGGGCCACCGGGCACAAGGACGTGGAGGGCGTGCGCGTGGTGTGCGCGGGCGCCTTCGTCCCGGCCTCCGCTCGCGAAGAAGGAGAGGAGCACCTCCGGGCGCTCGCGAGCCGCATCGAGGAGCACCTGGACCGGCTGATGCCCTTCACGAAGCAGCACCGCGCCCTGCGCTCGGTCCCCTACCTGGACGCCGGGGGGGTGCGTGGCAGCCGGCTCATGCCCCACCCGCTCTACACCTTCGAGACGGAAGCCTTCCTGGGCGTCACGGGGTTGAAGCAGCGCACCCCCGCGAAGAACGTGATCCTGGCGGGCCGTGAAGTCCTGCCCGGCCTCGGCCTGGAGGGCGAGCTGTTGGCGGGCATGCGGGCCGCGCGGCTGGTGCAGGAGATGTTGAACAAGAAGGATCCGCTCAAGCGATAG
- a CDS encoding anhydro-N-acetylmuramic acid kinase has translation MHPATTSAPSLPPRLCVGVLSGTSVDAADAALCRVEGTGADVRLQLLAHVSHPFTPELVSRVLGPQDARSLCALNFELGERFADAVLAVIARAGVKPGDIHVVGSHGQTMAHLPPDLSPIASTLQIGEAAVIAERTGLPVVSDFRTRDMAVGGQGAPLVPYMDWAVFRNRERPDVTRAFLNLGGIANISVVGEHMDDTLAFDTGPANMVLDGLARRVTKGQLACDRDGSLSSRGEVLPGLLEELLAHPFLARPPPRSAGREGFGEPLVDRLWAAAPNRPHDLMATARAFTVEATARAFDTWIRPRFPRLEAVYVSGGGTRNPVLMADLRARLAPVPLERLDVLGFPEEAKEAALFALLAAEHRAGTPANVRPATGAGRRVVLGKLTP, from the coding sequence ATGCACCCCGCCACGACATCCGCTCCCTCCCTGCCCCCGCGGCTGTGCGTGGGCGTGCTGTCCGGCACGAGCGTGGACGCGGCGGACGCGGCCCTGTGCCGTGTGGAGGGCACAGGCGCGGACGTGAGGCTCCAGCTGCTCGCGCATGTCTCCCACCCCTTCACGCCGGAGCTCGTCTCGCGGGTGCTGGGCCCGCAGGATGCCCGCAGCCTCTGCGCCCTCAACTTCGAGCTGGGCGAGCGCTTCGCGGATGCGGTGCTCGCTGTCATCGCGCGCGCGGGCGTGAAGCCCGGAGACATCCACGTCGTGGGCTCGCACGGCCAGACGATGGCCCATTTGCCCCCGGACCTGTCCCCCATCGCCTCCACGCTCCAGATTGGCGAGGCGGCCGTCATCGCCGAGCGCACCGGACTGCCCGTCGTCAGCGACTTCCGCACCCGCGACATGGCCGTGGGCGGACAGGGCGCGCCGCTCGTGCCGTACATGGACTGGGCCGTCTTCCGGAACCGCGAGCGTCCGGACGTCACGCGCGCGTTCCTCAACCTGGGCGGCATCGCCAACATCAGCGTCGTGGGCGAGCACATGGACGACACGCTCGCGTTCGACACCGGGCCCGCGAACATGGTGCTGGATGGCCTGGCGCGCCGGGTGACGAAGGGACAGCTCGCGTGCGACCGGGACGGCAGCCTGTCCTCCCGGGGCGAGGTGCTCCCGGGGCTCCTGGAGGAACTGCTCGCGCACCCGTTCCTCGCGCGCCCTCCCCCGCGCAGCGCGGGCCGCGAGGGCTTCGGCGAGCCGCTGGTGGACCGGCTCTGGGCGGCGGCCCCGAACCGGCCCCACGACTTGATGGCCACCGCGCGCGCCTTCACCGTGGAGGCCACCGCGCGCGCCTTCGACACGTGGATCCGCCCCCGCTTCCCCCGGCTGGAGGCGGTGTATGTCTCTGGCGGCGGGACGCGGAACCCGGTGCTCATGGCGGACCTGCGGGCGCGGCTGGCCCCGGTGCCGCTGGAGCGGCTGGACGTGCTGGGCTTCCCCGAGGAGGCGAAGGAGGCGGCCCTCTTCGCCCTGCTCGCGGCCGAGCACCGGGCCGGGACGCCCGCGAATGTTCGCCCCGCAACTGGCGCCGGGCGCCGAGTCGTTCTAGGTAAGCTGACACCGTGA
- a CDS encoding HAD family phosphatase, with the protein MTSAAAPLLAAVFDMDGTLVDNMDFHNRAWVTLARKLGLDGLTAERFQNEFAGKKNEEILPQLLGRALSVAELDALAEEKESHYRAIYRPYLALHRGAEGFLHRLRDARLPLAVATAAPQDNRELVLDGLAVRPLFTCVVGAEQVERGKPAPDIFLAAAKALQVPPESCLAFEDAINGVLSARAAGMVTVGITTTTTAEALKNAGAHYTAPDFDSLPPELLARLFESRA; encoded by the coding sequence ATGACTTCCGCAGCCGCCCCCCTGCTCGCCGCCGTCTTCGACATGGATGGCACGCTCGTCGACAACATGGACTTCCACAATCGCGCCTGGGTGACCCTCGCCCGGAAGCTGGGGCTGGATGGCCTGACCGCGGAACGTTTCCAGAACGAGTTCGCGGGCAAGAAGAACGAGGAGATCCTCCCGCAGCTGTTGGGCCGCGCCCTCTCCGTCGCGGAGCTGGACGCGCTCGCGGAAGAGAAGGAGTCGCACTACCGCGCCATCTACCGGCCGTACCTGGCGCTGCACCGGGGCGCGGAGGGCTTCCTGCACCGCCTGCGCGACGCGCGCCTTCCCCTGGCCGTGGCCACCGCCGCGCCGCAGGACAACCGCGAGCTGGTGCTGGACGGGCTCGCCGTGCGTCCGCTCTTCACCTGTGTCGTCGGCGCCGAACAGGTGGAGCGCGGCAAGCCCGCGCCGGACATCTTCCTCGCCGCGGCGAAGGCGCTGCAGGTGCCGCCCGAGTCGTGCCTGGCCTTCGAGGACGCCATCAACGGCGTGCTGTCCGCGCGCGCGGCCGGCATGGTCACCGTGGGCATCACCACCACCACGACCGCGGAGGCGCTGAAGAACGCGGGGGCCCACTACACCGCCCCGGACTTCGACTCGCTGCCCCCGGAGCTGCTCGCGCGCCTCTTCGAATCCCGGGCCTGA
- a CDS encoding N-acetylmuramic acid 6-phosphate etherase → MTRARKSALPPTERLHPRADDLDLLPVEAVVRRLHQEDLIALRAVREALPSIAAAARAVAEALRAGGRLLYVGAGTSGRLGVLDASECPPTFGVPATRVQAAIAGGRRALTRAVEGAEDDVAAGARAVRAFRATARDVVCGISASASTPYVRGALDEARVRHAQTVLVCCNPPGPGMRADTVVLARTGPEVVAGSTRLKAGTATKLVLNAITTAAFVALGHVYRGRMVDVRPTNTKLRARAARMVAELTELPPARAGALLDAAGGNVKLALAMHFTGLPAAQARRRLKDAGLRGLERPAASRAAPRRR, encoded by the coding sequence ATGACGCGCGCTCGAAAGTCCGCGCTTCCGCCCACCGAACGGCTCCATCCCCGTGCGGACGACCTGGACCTCCTCCCTGTCGAGGCGGTTGTCCGACGGCTGCATCAAGAAGACCTGATCGCGCTTCGCGCGGTCCGTGAAGCGTTGCCGTCCATCGCGGCGGCGGCCCGGGCCGTGGCGGAAGCGTTGCGCGCTGGTGGCAGGCTGCTCTACGTGGGCGCGGGCACCAGCGGCCGGCTCGGCGTGCTCGACGCGAGCGAATGTCCCCCCACCTTCGGCGTCCCGGCGACGCGGGTCCAGGCTGCCATTGCCGGTGGCCGGCGGGCCCTGACGCGCGCCGTGGAGGGCGCCGAGGACGACGTCGCCGCGGGGGCCCGGGCGGTGCGGGCGTTCCGGGCGACGGCGCGGGACGTGGTGTGCGGCATCTCCGCGTCGGCCTCCACGCCCTATGTCCGGGGCGCGCTGGACGAGGCCCGCGTGCGCCACGCGCAGACGGTGCTGGTGTGCTGCAACCCGCCTGGCCCGGGCATGCGCGCGGACACGGTGGTGCTGGCGCGCACGGGGCCGGAGGTGGTGGCGGGCTCCACGCGGCTCAAGGCGGGGACGGCGACGAAGCTGGTGCTCAACGCCATCACCACCGCGGCCTTCGTGGCCCTGGGCCACGTGTACCGGGGACGCATGGTGGACGTGCGCCCGACGAACACGAAGCTGCGGGCGCGGGCCGCGCGGATGGTGGCGGAGCTGACGGAGCTCCCTCCCGCGCGAGCCGGAGCGCTGCTCGACGCCGCGGGGGGCAACGTGAAGCTGGCGCTGGCCATGCACTTCACGGGGCTTCCGGCGGCCCAGGCCCGGCGCCGGCTGAAGGATGCGGGCCTGCGAGGGCTCGAACGCCCAGCGGCCTCCCGAGCAGCCCCGCGCCGGCGCTGA